A single Ruficoccus amylovorans DNA region contains:
- the mgtE gene encoding magnesium transporter codes for MAEVNDTPAPAADAEAYTLDELREIYTEKGVEALDAGRLEATSPYTVGSFLSRLDVDGRREVLRLIPLEHTTSILSEMDAEDAADVVEAMREPRAVQILEELDPDDSADIFNEMEAADRERLLGKVDDETAATMRELISYGPDTAGGIMTTEIATARPSMTVIQTVRHIQRLNDELEHIFYVYVVDEENRLLGVVSMRDLVMHGPLDYLRDFMTRDLKGVCRVDMDQEQVARLMAELNLNAVPVVDADNRLVGMVTHDDVLDIVQSEATEDIQKLMGAGGDEAVNDPVFQSIRRRTPWLLINLVTAMIAGSVVYAFEDQISKMAILAACMPVVAGLSGNTGAQTLAILIRSIALGDIHSGEDRRVCIREMFKGLMNGLLIGLTAAVTVGALTGNPMISVVIFTAMVMAMCFAGMAGAFIPLMLNKLGFDPAQSSNIFLTASTDIFSFAVFLGLGSWILL; via the coding sequence ATGGCTGAAGTCAACGACACCCCGGCTCCCGCTGCCGACGCCGAAGCCTACACCCTCGACGAACTGCGCGAAATCTACACCGAGAAAGGCGTGGAGGCCCTCGACGCAGGCCGCCTGGAGGCGACTTCTCCCTACACGGTGGGCAGCTTCCTCTCCCGCCTTGACGTGGACGGGCGGCGCGAGGTCCTGCGCCTGATCCCGCTGGAGCACACCACGAGCATTCTGTCCGAAATGGACGCCGAGGACGCCGCTGACGTGGTTGAGGCCATGCGCGAGCCGCGCGCCGTCCAGATCCTGGAGGAACTCGACCCCGACGACAGCGCCGACATTTTCAACGAAATGGAGGCCGCCGACCGCGAACGCCTCCTGGGCAAGGTGGACGACGAGACCGCCGCCACCATGCGCGAACTGATCTCCTACGGCCCCGACACGGCCGGGGGGATCATGACGACCGAGATCGCCACCGCCCGCCCCTCGATGACCGTCATCCAGACCGTGCGGCACATCCAGCGTCTCAACGACGAGCTGGAGCACATTTTCTACGTCTATGTGGTCGATGAGGAAAACCGCCTGCTGGGCGTCGTCTCCATGCGCGACCTGGTCATGCACGGCCCACTGGACTACCTGCGCGACTTCATGACCCGCGATCTCAAGGGGGTGTGCCGCGTCGATATGGACCAGGAGCAGGTGGCCCGGCTTATGGCCGAGCTGAACCTTAATGCCGTACCCGTGGTGGACGCCGACAACCGCCTCGTCGGGATGGTCACGCACGACGACGTGCTCGACATCGTGCAGTCCGAGGCCACGGAAGACATCCAGAAGCTCATGGGTGCCGGCGGTGACGAAGCGGTCAACGACCCGGTTTTCCAGAGTATCCGCCGCCGCACGCCGTGGCTTTTAATCAATCTGGTCACAGCGATGATCGCGGGCAGCGTCGTCTATGCCTTTGAGGACCAGATCAGCAAAATGGCCATCCTGGCCGCGTGCATGCCCGTCGTGGCGGGGCTCAGCGGCAACACAGGCGCCCAGACCCTGGCGATCCTTATTCGCAGTATCGCCCTTGGGGACATTCATAGCGGGGAAGATCGCCGCGTGTGCATAAGGGAAATGTTCAAGGGCCTGATGAACGGCCTGCTCATCGGCCTGACTGCCGCCGTCACGGTAGGAGCGCTCACCGGCAACCCAATGATCTCGGTCGTGATTTTCACCGCCATGGTCATGGCGATGTGTTTCGCGGGCATGGCCGGGGCGTTCATCCCGCTTATGCTGAACAAGCTCGGCTTCGACCCCGCCCAGTCCAGCAATATCTTCCTCACCGCCTCGACCGACATTTTCAGCTTCGCCGTCTTCCTCGGCCTCGGCAGTTGGATCCTCCTCTAG
- a CDS encoding DUF456 domain-containing protein yields MEHEGIHWLPFLVTALIIFIGVVGSIIPILPGCVIIWSGIVIYKIWVPGDISWKVVIITGALAALAQVLDFIAGYWGAKKFGGTTRGAVGAVLGGIIGPFVFSPFIGLVVGPVLGAIIGELTARRTIKESGKAGVGTLVGGIASFIIKIGISFFMTALFYYAMFT; encoded by the coding sequence ATGGAGCACGAAGGCATTCATTGGCTGCCCTTTCTGGTCACGGCGCTGATTATTTTCATCGGCGTGGTCGGGTCGATCATCCCTATCCTGCCTGGTTGCGTAATCATCTGGAGCGGCATCGTTATTTATAAAATCTGGGTGCCGGGCGATATTTCGTGGAAGGTCGTCATCATCACCGGAGCGCTGGCCGCGCTGGCGCAGGTGCTGGACTTCATCGCCGGATACTGGGGGGCGAAAAAGTTCGGTGGCACCACCCGGGGGGCTGTCGGAGCCGTGCTTGGGGGCATTATCGGGCCATTTGTGTTCTCGCCGTTCATCGGGCTGGTCGTGGGGCCGGTACTGGGCGCGATCATTGGCGAACTCACCGCCCGGCGCACGATCAAGGAGTCCGGCAAGGCCGGGGTCGGCACCCTTGTCGGCGGCATTGCCTCGTTCATCATCAAGATCGGCATCTCCTTCTTCATGACCGCGCTGTTCTACTACGCGATGTTCACCTAG
- the lipB gene encoding lipoyl(octanoyl) transferase LipB, which produces MPLTIEDWGRTAYEDAFARQLERVEQRLDGEIGDTLILTEHESVYTIGARHGAEKHLLLAPDALASRGIQLAKTNRGGDITWHGPGQIVGYPVISLARTRDLHAYLRKIEQLIINVLGSLGLAASRRDGLTGIWLDRRKIAAIGVAVKRWVTYHGFALNVNCDLGNFGGIVPCGITPAEGTVTSISAELGCEADLAEVKQLLAAEAQELFRANDQSED; this is translated from the coding sequence ATGCCATTGACAATCGAAGACTGGGGCCGAACGGCTTACGAGGACGCCTTTGCGCGGCAACTGGAGCGCGTCGAGCAGCGCCTCGACGGCGAAATCGGCGACACCCTCATCCTGACCGAGCACGAATCCGTTTACACCATCGGGGCGCGCCACGGGGCGGAAAAACACCTGCTGCTCGCTCCAGACGCCCTCGCCTCGCGCGGCATCCAGCTCGCCAAAACCAACCGTGGCGGCGATATCACCTGGCACGGGCCCGGACAGATCGTGGGCTACCCCGTCATTTCGCTGGCGCGGACCCGCGACCTGCACGCATACCTGCGAAAGATCGAGCAGCTCATCATCAATGTCCTCGGCTCGCTCGGCCTGGCCGCCAGCCGCCGCGACGGGCTGACGGGCATCTGGCTGGACAGGCGCAAAATCGCCGCCATCGGCGTCGCCGTGAAGCGCTGGGTCACTTACCACGGCTTCGCGCTCAACGTGAACTGCGACCTGGGTAACTTCGGCGGTATCGTTCCCTGCGGGATCACGCCCGCCGAGGGCACGGTGACCTCGATTTCCGCCGAACTGGGCTGCGAGGCCGACCTGGCCGAGGTCAAGCAACTGCTGGCCGCCGAGGCGCAGGAGCTGTTCCGGGCGAACGACCAGAGCGAAGACTGA
- the lipA gene encoding lipoyl synthase — protein MIVRQSMSDIQRKPSWLRAKLPNGPGYMETRRNVDSHQLHTVCQSAQCPNMGECWSRGTATVMILGNTCTRSCTFCAIQTGRPTELDLGEPARVADSVARMGLKHVVVTSVARDDLKDGGASVWAATIRAIRYRCPQTAIEVLPADFRGQQEHLDTLLDAKPDILNHNMETVKRLQRPIRKTANYERSLWVLTHAKSRGFVTKSGIMLGIGEKEHEMVELLKDLRAIGVNILTIGQYLQPTKNHEPIDRWVTPEEFAHWKSFGLGMGFDVIESGPLVRSSYHADEQSDGFKLVERRNAATA, from the coding sequence ATGATTGTCCGACAATCCATGAGCGATATCCAACGCAAACCCTCCTGGCTGCGGGCCAAACTCCCGAATGGTCCCGGCTACATGGAAACCCGCCGCAACGTTGACAGCCATCAGCTTCACACCGTCTGCCAGAGCGCCCAGTGCCCGAACATGGGCGAATGCTGGAGCCGGGGCACCGCCACGGTCATGATCCTGGGCAACACCTGCACCCGCTCCTGCACCTTTTGCGCGATCCAGACCGGACGCCCGACCGAGCTCGATCTGGGCGAACCGGCCCGCGTGGCCGACAGCGTGGCTCGCATGGGGCTCAAGCACGTCGTGGTCACCTCCGTGGCCCGCGACGACCTCAAGGACGGTGGCGCCAGCGTCTGGGCCGCCACCATCCGCGCCATCCGCTACCGCTGCCCGCAGACCGCGATCGAGGTGCTTCCGGCCGACTTCCGCGGCCAGCAGGAGCATCTCGACACTCTGCTCGACGCCAAGCCCGACATTCTCAACCACAACATGGAGACCGTCAAACGCCTCCAGCGCCCCATCCGCAAGACCGCCAACTACGAGCGTTCGCTGTGGGTGCTCACCCACGCCAAGAGCCGGGGCTTTGTCACCAAGAGCGGCATCATGCTCGGCATCGGTGAGAAGGAACACGAGATGGTTGAGCTGCTGAAGGACTTGCGTGCCATCGGGGTCAACATCCTGACCATCGGCCAGTATCTCCAGCCGACCAAGAACCACGAGCCGATTGACCGCTGGGTCACGCCCGAGGAGTTCGCGCACTGGAAAAGCTTCGGCCTGGGTATGGGCTTCGACGTGATCGAAAGTGGTCCGCTCGTGCGCTCCTCCTACCACGCCGACGAGCAGAGCGACGGCTTCAAGCTGGTCGAGCGCCGCAACGCCGCCACCGCCTAG
- a CDS encoding PP2C family protein-serine/threonine phosphatase yields MTAPARLTLQTYGQTDRGLMRSDNEDGLLVDPAKGVFAVADGLGGLPEGAMASEVAIEVLGEWAAQLNPGTVVDFAPVFARINEEVCKRGREISSDLGIGTTLTAVHVVGDRLDVGHIGDTALVVFKPGQWHQLTSDHTMAQEMLNQLNPGENAYIPDYFNHTLTRCLGQLGKVKTDTFTARIEPGDRLLICSDGVSKTMTMDEVHTLILAANSPKSFVRRLIALANERGGPDNTTAIAIFAESA; encoded by the coding sequence ATGACAGCTCCCGCCCGCCTGACACTGCAAACCTACGGCCAGACCGACCGCGGGCTCATGCGCAGCGACAACGAAGACGGCCTCCTCGTTGATCCTGCCAAGGGCGTTTTCGCGGTGGCCGACGGGCTGGGCGGACTCCCCGAAGGAGCCATGGCCAGCGAAGTCGCCATCGAAGTACTCGGCGAATGGGCCGCGCAGCTTAATCCCGGCACGGTGGTGGATTTCGCCCCGGTCTTTGCCCGCATCAATGAAGAGGTTTGCAAGCGGGGGCGAGAGATCAGTTCCGACCTCGGGATCGGCACGACCCTGACCGCCGTCCACGTTGTCGGTGACCGGCTCGATGTCGGGCACATCGGCGATACCGCGCTCGTTGTCTTCAAGCCTGGGCAATGGCACCAGCTCACCAGCGACCACACCATGGCGCAGGAGATGCTCAACCAGCTAAACCCCGGCGAGAACGCCTACATCCCGGACTATTTCAACCACACCCTGACCCGCTGCCTCGGCCAACTCGGTAAGGTCAAGACGGACACCTTCACCGCCCGGATCGAACCGGGGGACCGCCTGCTTATTTGCAGCGATGGCGTTTCCAAAACGATGACGATGGACGAAGTTCACACGCTGATCCTCGCCGCCAACTCCCCCAAGAGCTTCGTCCGACGCCTGATCGCCCTCGCCAATGAGCGCGGAGGCCCCGACAACACCACCGCCATCGCAATTTTTGCCGAATCCGCCTGA
- a CDS encoding molecular chaperone DnaJ, whose translation MKTDLLRQRLAADPHNPLFHFSLAQALSQDAQWQEAVEHLQFCSESRDDWMLPRIMLGKALMESGRHEEALPWLREGLRLAIEQHHDDPAEEARRLLAELGKD comes from the coding sequence ATGAAAACCGACCTTTTGCGCCAGCGCCTGGCCGCCGACCCGCATAACCCGCTCTTCCACTTCAGCCTGGCTCAGGCTCTTTCTCAGGATGCCCAGTGGCAGGAAGCCGTCGAGCATCTGCAATTTTGCAGCGAGAGCCGCGACGACTGGATGCTGCCACGCATCATGCTGGGCAAGGCCCTGATGGAGTCCGGCCGCCACGAGGAGGCTCTCCCCTGGCTGCGAGAAGGCTTGCGTCTGGCCATTGAACAACACCATGACGACCCGGCCGAGGAAGCCCGTCGCCTGCTGGCCGAATTAGGCAAGGACTGA